CCAGCTTTTCACTTAAAAGGTCTACAGCAGTATTGCTGGGCGCTACTACGAGTATCTGTTGCTTTTCCTGCTGGTACAGTGTTTTGATGGCCTGTACCAGTGTAGTGGTTTTACCGGTACCTGGAGGGCCATGTACTACTGCCACATCTGCTGCCGATAAAATCTTATTCACCGCCGCATTTTGAGATTCGTTCAGCTTTGGAATATGTACCGGAGAAATATCTGTTCTGAAAGATGGTGCCGCCTGACCTGTCAATACCCGCACAAGGCGGCCTTTTTTAGGGTCGTCAGCGATAGTATCAGCCTGTTTTAAGGCATTTACCATCTCGTCGTAGCTATTGTCGTCGAAAAGGAGATCTATCCCCAGTTTGCCGTTATCTGCCCATTCCGGGAGTTCATCCGTTCGTAAGGTTATTTTAAGGCGATTACCACCTACCCAGGATATCACGCCTTCCTGTTTGTCCTGCTTACGGTCGTGGTTGGAGAAAAACAGTGCAGAAGTGCCGGCACGAAGCTGATGTGGCAATTCCTGGTTGGTAGTGCGTTCTACTTCTACGGTCAGATAATCACCGCGGCTCATCTCACTGCCACGTATCGCGATGGGGTACCACGCCAGGCCATTAGCCCTGCGCTCCTGTATAGATGTGCTCTCCGTTAAAGCCTGATAGTTGCGTTGGTCTTCTTCCCGTTCTGTTTTTAACAGCCCAAGCAGCTTTTTAAAATAATCCATCCTGCAAAGATACTAATAAGTTAAGGGTTAACATGGGCTGCTATCTCCCAGAAATCTCTATAATATTATTTATTAATTTACTGTATTCTTCGCTGAATGGCAGATTTTTATTAATATATAATTTCTTCCTGATAGTATTCACCGTTTGCTGTGTAACGGGATTGAAACCATTGATTTCCTCGTCTTTCCAGTAAATGCCTGAGCCTCTTTTCTGCCAGGCTGGCAAGTCGTTGTAATTGATGCCGTTACTAAACAGAAGTTCGTTTTTATCGGCGGTATTGAACCTGTTGATGCGCTGTGTGGCCTCCGTGGCTGAGTTGCCTTGCTTTCGCAATAGCCAGTAACAATGTGCACTCAGCGCATTCCGGTGGGCATCTTCATTACGCCAGCGGAAATAATCTGTTACCAGACCGCTGTTGGGAAATTCACACAACCGGCAGTCAAAGCTGGCCAGGTCGCCCAGTAACAGGGAAAATTTAGCACTGGCTTCTCCCGCCAGGATAGAATTCCATTTACGCTCCTTCCGGCTAAAGGCATTTTCATTCAGATGAAATAACAATGATATTTCATCGCTCTGCGTATAGCCGTACACGATATTAAAACCGCAATTCATCAGATGCTGTACGGTGGTCAGCATATAGTCATGAAACCTTTCATCGAAAGGCTTTTCAAAATCATGTTTCTCTTTGGTTAGCCTGGTAAATCCACGTCCATCTATGCGCGCTACTACATACATTTCAGGCATAACGGCTCTGTCGTGGTGGGTCTCAAAGCTGCGCATCTTCCCATCCAGTTCATCAAATTTCATGTTCCCAGTTTTTAATTACAAATTGGTTATCCTGAATAGATACATAATACAGCTCATCAAATCCTTCTTCATAGGTGGGTATCTGCAGTCGTTTGTAGGCCGCCAGCACACCTTTTTCGGGAATAAGCGCCTTTCCGGTTCTCAGGCTATTGCGCTGCAGGGATTTTTCCAGTTCAGATTTAAAATAATAACATTTTATCCTGTACTTATTTTCTTTTGCCAGAAGAATATATTTGTTCCGTTCTGCCATGGTCGTATTGGTATTATCTACCACAAAAGCTTTGAAACTATTAAAGCAGGCATCCAGGAACAGGTTTTCCCTGTTCCTCGTGGAAAGCAGGTCCAGCGAGATTCTTACATGACTGTTGAAAAAGTGTTGCTGGTAAAAGGTAGATTTACCGGTAGCCTGTATACCACAGAATATGATTGCTTCCATAAGGGATGAATATAGTTTTTTTTCTTGAAGCAAAATGAGAGTGCCCCACAGAGGCCCTCTCATTTTGCTTCGGAAATCCATGAATCCCTGGAAATATATTAATAGCTCAACGTTATACCAGCTCCAAATCCCATATCACTGTCGTAATGGGTAGATATAGCCAGATTTTTGGTGACAATATACCGGAAGCCTGCCATATACTCATAATCGGTATTCACCATGAAATTGAAGCGCAAACGCCTGGATATAGGCACATCTTCCCGGCTTAACTGTACACGCAGCCTGCCTTCCGTATCCAGAGAAGCATCCGCCACAATCAGCATCGGTAATGTGTATTGTAAGCCGACATGAAATACCTGGCGGAAATCTTTGGTATTCTGCTGACCAAAGAGATTTTTTTCTGTATCATTCATCTTACGATAACGTACATCCCAGCCTATATACGGAAACAGCCACTGCATCTTACCTATATACCTTCCGAAATGACTCTCACTTTCATAGCCATGTCTATCGTTAAGGCCTACACGCCATTCGGTGGTAAGGCGGTAACGGGTGTTGGCCAGCATCAGCTCCCCGTCGCTGCCATTGCTTTCCAGGCCTACACGGCCCATAAAGTGTAACATGCGGTCATCACGCTTGATCATCCTGAAAGACTTCACCGGATCAGGAATCTGAGGGTTTGGGGGAGAATCTTCATAACTGAATACCCTGCCCATTCCACTCATCATATGGTACAGGATATGGCAATGGAAGAACCAGTCGCCACTCTCTGTGGCCGCAAATTCAATAGTATCTACTTCCATGGGCATGATATCCAGCACGGTTTTCAGCGGAGAATAATCACCCTGGCCATTCAATACCCGGAAGAAATGCCCATGAAGGTGCATCGGATGGCGCATCATGGTGTTGTTGAAGAGAATGATACGCACGTTTTCACCACGTTTGATCAGTATTTTATCCGCTTCTGAAACGGTTTTGTTATTGATACTCCATACATAGCGGTTCATATTACCGGTAAGCTCGAACTTCAGTTCCTTTACCGGTGCATTGGCAGGAAGCGTGGTTTTCTCCGGTGCGCGCAGCATGCCATAGTTCAGTGTAACGATATCACCACCGCCCATGTTCATATCGCCCATATCATGGCCTGCGTGTCCGCCGGGTGCTGTACTTTCCGCTTTGGCAGCGGGTTTGTCATCGCCGGTAATCTCAGGGTACATGACGGTGTTCATATCCATGGTCTGGTTACTCATCTGCATACCGGTGCTGGTATCCAGGTCGCCATTCATCTTCATCATGTCATTCATCATCTTCATGCCTTCGAAATATTTCAGCTTAGGCATGGGCTGCATGGGCATTTCCATGCCACTTCCCAGCCAGAGACCGGTAGCGCCGGTACGGTCTTCTGCTGTAGCCAGCAGCTGGTACTTCATGTCTTTGGGCACGGTTACTATGATGTCGTACGTTTCGGATACGCCTACTATCAGCCTGTCTACTTCCACGGGTTCCACATCGGCGCCATCGTTGGCAACAACGGTGATTTTGCCGCCGGAATACTGCAGCCAGAAATAGGTGCTGGAGCTTCCGTTGATGATACGCAGTCTTACCTTGCTTCCGGCCCTGAGCTGGGGCATACTATCTGCCAGCCGGCCATTGGCCAGGAATTTCTCATAATACACATCACTCACATCCATGGCATTCATGCGTTTCCATTCATTGGTAACTTTGGTGCCAAAATGTTTTTGACGGATCGCCTCTGTATAACTTTGTGTAGAACCTTTTTTGATGGCAAACCAGTCGTTGGCATTATGCAGGTACCGGTTTACCTGGTGGGGGTGCATATCTGTCCAGTCACTTAACAGCAATACTTTTTCGGGGATAGCTGCTTTTTTCCGCGGATGAAATATCAATGCGCCATACATACCGCTTTGTTCCTGGAACATCGTATGACTGTGGTACCAGTAGGTGCCGTGTTGAACAATAGGAAATTTAAATTCATGTGTTTGTCCGGCCTTGATAGGACTGGTGGTGAGGTACGAAACCCCGTCCTGTTCATTGGGAAGAATAATGCCATGCCAGTGAATGGAGGTCTCTTCTTTTAGCGTGTTATGAACATATATCAGCGCGGTGTCGCCTTCTGTGAATTCGAGGGTGGGGCCCGGAATAGTGCCGTTGATGGCCAGTGCATGTCCCATTCTACCGGAATAGGTAACCATGGTGTCGCCTACGTACAGATCGTATCTTATCGTTTTGGGTGCCTGGGCTATAGCCTGACTTCCAATAACCATAAGGGTTATATATAACAAAAACTGTTTCATAAAGATGAAAATAGATATTGCCTGAAGGGGCAGGATTTAACAGGTGAACAGCTATACAACCCGTTCACCTGCTAAAATGTTGAAGAAAAAATTATTGGATGGTGTCGGCAACTTTACCGCAGGTAAGCATCTGACTGCCGAAGTAAGGATTTTTGATGGCATTGCTGCTACTCAGCCAGGAGGCTTTTTTCATTGGGCAATACTGCTGATAAACAGGCTGCTCGGAGAGTTTGGTAGTTTTTGCCAGCGTGTACATGTCGGCAGATAACTGTTTGAACTGCTCACGTTGCTGTGCGAGGTCTTTACCGGAGGCAATTTGCTGTGCATCGGCTACCAGTTTGTCTTTAGAGGCCTGTACTGCTTTGTCAGTGCTGTTGCCAGCAGCAGTGATCAGCGCGGTAGCTGCGGTAGCCGCGGCATTGCTGTTGCCACTCACCAGTGCATCTTTTACTTCGTAGTAATGTGTCAGTAATCCGGATTTATCCTGTGCAAATGCTGTTGAAAGCTGGAACAGTGCTGCCATTGCAAGAAATACTTTTTTCATATAGTGTAAGTTTTTGAAATTTTATGTTGATAAAAAAATGGGTAGAATAGTAAGAGATTAACGGGTGTATCAACATCAAATCTGAAAACTTCTGATCACTATCCGGATGTCTTTAACGGGTAATTGTCTGGTATGGTTGGTTAAATATCGTTGTCCGGTTTCCAGCAGGGCGGGGGCCTGGCTAAATTCGGGATGGTCTGTGAAGGTAGGTGTAATATGGCCCGGTGTTGCGGCCACGTGTAAACTGGCATCTACCATTTTGTCCAGCAGACTGAACTTCACCATATCTTCGGAGCAGCAATGCTGATGGCCGTGATGGTGGCTTGTCTGCGCTTTCACCTGCATGATCGCGGCACAGGTAAACCCTGTCAGGATATGGATGCTGAAGATCAGCAACAGGCTCAATGCTTTTATGGTAATGCTTCGTTTCATAGTTGAATTAACATCCCAAAGATATGCCAGGCTATTGTGCTGCTGTTTATATAATTCAGGGTATGATTTATATAATTTTGGTAAGATGATTACCGGGGATTCAGGTAGCTGGCCAGGTTAAATACGACGCCTGGCTGCGCCTTCAGTTTGGCCGATCCCGGATAATGCCAGCGCACGTGGTGACTCTGATGAATGCTGTGATCTTCCAGCTGTAATGCGGAGACGGACAGCCCGCTTTTGGCACCGGTGTCCACATTCCAGAGGTTATAAAGGTGCATGGGGCGTTCGCTCCCTGATGCTACCGTTTGGGTATGCCCGATATAGATCTCGCTGAATAGCCGGAGCCTGGCCGGACCACTGGCTTCCTGCCTTTTAAATGCTGCCAGGGTTTGTTCCCACAGACTGCGATCCCAGCATAGGTTGTTGGCGTTGTCGTATACCGGACCTTGCTCGGAAACGTAGCCGCCATGCACAAATAACCGATGTTGGTCATCTACATAAAAATTTAATAAATCCTGGAAGAAGTGCAGGTGCTGCCGGCGGATGTCTGGAGAGAATGATTGGTAACTATTAAGTGTTTGATGGCCTTTGTTCTGGAGCCAGGAGGGATCTGGAGTACCGGTGTTGAGCCATTGCTCGCAATACAGGTCGTGGTTACCACGGAGAAAAATACAGGGCTGTTTTTTGGATAATTGTATCAGGAAGCTAATGGTTTCGACGCTGTCCGGCCAGCCGTCAACATAATCGCCCAGGAAAATTAAAGTATCTGAAGGCTGCAGCGACAAAGAGAGGAGTAATTGCTTAAGTGCCAGTAATGCACCATGAATATCCCCTATTACAAAGGTTCTGGTAGGCATAATAAAGATGGTTTAATAGTGAAGGTGTCATAAATGATGAGGGTTTTAAATACCGATTGGTGTAAGGTTCTTCTGTTATCTAAATGTAAGCACCCTACTTAATGTCAATGTTAAGCTAAGTAAGGATAACTATTTGTTCACACAAAAAATAAAGCCGCCCGAACATGGGCGGCTCTCGCAAACCTGGGGTAACAAACGAAACTGGTAGAAAGGCCGTTGGCTCTTGTTTAGTATACTGTTTAAATATTATTGATTACCAGTTTGGATTCTGGAGCATCAGGTTATTAGCGTTCAGTTCCTGCAGTGGTATAGGCCAGAGATAATCCCTTTTAGGATTAAAAATCCTGGTTTCCACTACTACCGGCTGGCCGGTACCGGGATTGATGGCGCCCATCGTAGGGCCGGATAATACGTCTGGTCCTATCTGCCATCTCCTGATATCAAATATCCGGGTACCCTCAAATGCCAGTTCTACTTTTCTTTCTCTCCGGTATAATTCACGTATTTTATCCTGCGTATTGTAGATACTTACATCTACATTCGGCATTCCTGCACGGTTTCTGATTTTGTTAAGATATAAGACCACATCCGGGTTCTGCCAGTCGCCTGATTCTACCAATGCTTCTACATAACTTAATAATATC
This window of the Chitinophaga sp. Cy-1792 genome carries:
- a CDS encoding tRNA(His) guanylyltransferase Thg1 family protein, with the translated sequence MKFDELDGKMRSFETHHDRAVMPEMYVVARIDGRGFTRLTKEKHDFEKPFDERFHDYMLTTVQHLMNCGFNIVYGYTQSDEISLLFHLNENAFSRKERKWNSILAGEASAKFSLLLGDLASFDCRLCEFPNSGLVTDYFRWRNEDAHRNALSAHCYWLLRKQGNSATEATQRINRFNTADKNELLFSNGINYNDLPAWQKRGSGIYWKDEEINGFNPVTQQTVNTIRKKLYINKNLPFSEEYSKLINNIIEISGR
- a CDS encoding AAA family ATPase, producing the protein MEAIIFCGIQATGKSTFYQQHFFNSHVRISLDLLSTRNRENLFLDACFNSFKAFVVDNTNTTMAERNKYILLAKENKYRIKCYYFKSELEKSLQRNSLRTGKALIPEKGVLAAYKRLQIPTYEEGFDELYYVSIQDNQFVIKNWEHEI
- a CDS encoding multicopper oxidase domain-containing protein, with the translated sequence MVIGSQAIAQAPKTIRYDLYVGDTMVTYSGRMGHALAINGTIPGPTLEFTEGDTALIYVHNTLKEETSIHWHGIILPNEQDGVSYLTTSPIKAGQTHEFKFPIVQHGTYWYHSHTMFQEQSGMYGALIFHPRKKAAIPEKVLLLSDWTDMHPHQVNRYLHNANDWFAIKKGSTQSYTEAIRQKHFGTKVTNEWKRMNAMDVSDVYYEKFLANGRLADSMPQLRAGSKVRLRIINGSSSTYFWLQYSGGKITVVANDGADVEPVEVDRLIVGVSETYDIIVTVPKDMKYQLLATAEDRTGATGLWLGSGMEMPMQPMPKLKYFEGMKMMNDMMKMNGDLDTSTGMQMSNQTMDMNTVMYPEITGDDKPAAKAESTAPGGHAGHDMGDMNMGGGDIVTLNYGMLRAPEKTTLPANAPVKELKFELTGNMNRYVWSINNKTVSEADKILIKRGENVRIILFNNTMMRHPMHLHGHFFRVLNGQGDYSPLKTVLDIMPMEVDTIEFAATESGDWFFHCHILYHMMSGMGRVFSYEDSPPNPQIPDPVKSFRMIKRDDRMLHFMGRVGLESNGSDGELMLANTRYRLTTEWRVGLNDRHGYESESHFGRYIGKMQWLFPYIGWDVRYRKMNDTEKNLFGQQNTKDFRQVFHVGLQYTLPMLIVADASLDTEGRLRVQLSREDVPISRRLRFNFMVNTDYEYMAGFRYIVTKNLAISTHYDSDMGFGAGITLSY
- a CDS encoding DUF3347 domain-containing protein encodes the protein MKKVFLAMAALFQLSTAFAQDKSGLLTHYYEVKDALVSGNSNAAATAATALITAAGNSTDKAVQASKDKLVADAQQIASGKDLAQQREQFKQLSADMYTLAKTTKLSEQPVYQQYCPMKKASWLSSSNAIKNPYFGSQMLTCGKVADTIQ
- a CDS encoding metallophosphoesterase; the protein is MPTRTFVIGDIHGALLALKQLLLSLSLQPSDTLIFLGDYVDGWPDSVETISFLIQLSKKQPCIFLRGNHDLYCEQWLNTGTPDPSWLQNKGHQTLNSYQSFSPDIRRQHLHFFQDLLNFYVDDQHRLFVHGGYVSEQGPVYDNANNLCWDRSLWEQTLAAFKRQEASGPARLRLFSEIYIGHTQTVASGSERPMHLYNLWNVDTGAKSGLSVSALQLEDHSIHQSHHVRWHYPGSAKLKAQPGVVFNLASYLNPR